A region from the Prevotella melaninogenica genome encodes:
- a CDS encoding FtsW/RodA/SpoVE family cell cycle protein: MKNKSLSNIFKGDKVIWMIFFFLCVISIIEVYSASSSLSYTGGNYWSPIIYHCSILIVGIALMVVVLNIKCRYFKLITPIILVMSFLMLIWVLVAGQSTNGASRWISFAGIQFQPSELGKGALVLAIAQILSAMQTEHGADRKAFKYIMLLSSAMIFLILFENLSTAMLIGLTVFLMMLVGRVPIKQLGRLIGVIALIGVVVLSMVMLVGDDKKVDDEISAKQHLTEQTNAVRQEESPGFIGKTLHRADTWKARIKKFFNNEYVAPKDYDLDKDAQVAHANIAIASSDVFGKGPGNSNERDFLSQAFSDFIYAIIIEEGGIEGAIFVALLYIILLFRTGIIANRCENSFPAFLAMGIAFLLVTQALFNMLVAVGLAPVTGQPLPLISKGGTSTIINCVYIGVILSVSRSAKKKKEDKMPSQKLSHVTA, translated from the coding sequence ATGAAGAATAAATCACTCAGTAATATATTCAAAGGAGACAAGGTAATCTGGATGATATTTTTCTTCCTCTGTGTCATCAGTATTATTGAGGTATACTCAGCCTCAAGTTCACTGTCGTATACTGGAGGAAACTACTGGAGTCCTATCATCTACCATTGTAGCATCCTTATTGTGGGGATTGCCTTGATGGTTGTTGTACTGAACATCAAATGTCGATACTTCAAACTCATCACACCTATCATACTTGTCATGTCCTTTCTAATGCTTATCTGGGTACTTGTGGCAGGACAAAGTACGAATGGAGCAAGTCGTTGGATTAGTTTTGCAGGTATTCAGTTCCAACCTTCAGAGTTAGGGAAAGGTGCATTGGTATTAGCGATAGCACAGATACTTAGCGCAATGCAAACTGAACATGGAGCAGACCGAAAAGCGTTCAAATACATCATGCTTTTATCCAGTGCCATGATTTTCCTGATTCTCTTTGAGAACCTTTCCACAGCAATGCTCATCGGATTAACTGTATTTCTAATGATGCTGGTGGGAAGAGTTCCTATCAAACAATTAGGACGTTTGATAGGCGTCATCGCCTTGATTGGTGTTGTTGTATTATCCATGGTAATGTTAGTAGGAGATGACAAGAAAGTTGACGATGAGATATCAGCCAAACAACATCTTACTGAACAAACAAATGCTGTACGGCAGGAGGAATCACCAGGTTTCATTGGCAAAACACTACACCGTGCTGACACATGGAAGGCACGTATTAAAAAGTTCTTTAACAACGAATACGTTGCACCAAAAGACTACGACTTAGATAAAGATGCACAGGTAGCACATGCAAACATTGCAATTGCTTCTTCTGATGTCTTTGGTAAAGGACCAGGAAATTCAAATGAAAGAGACTTCCTTTCACAGGCTTTCTCTGATTTTATCTATGCGATTATCATTGAAGAAGGAGGTATCGAAGGAGCCATCTTTGTGGCACTCCTATATATTATCCTTCTGTTCAGAACTGGAATTATAGCCAACCGGTGTGAAAATTCTTTCCCTGCTTTCCTCGCTATGGGTATCGCCTTCCTCCTGGTTACACAGGCTTTATTCAACATGTTAGTTGCCGTTGGTTTAGCACCTGTCACAGGACAACCACTCCCACTTATCAGTAAAGGTGGTACGTCGACCATCATTAACTGCGTCTATATAGGCGTTATACTCAGCGTAAGTCGTTCGGCAAAGAAGAAGAAAGAAGACAAGATGCCTTCACAGAAACTTTCACACGTAACAGCCTAA
- the murC gene encoding UDP-N-acetylmuramate--L-alanine ligase has translation MELNDIKSVYFVGAGGIGMSAIARYFLHKGLIVAGYDKTPSELTHTLEKEGMNIHYEENVQLIPAACKEPSSTLVVYTPAIPSNHAELVYFQENGFEIQKRAQVLGTLTRTHKGLCFAGTHGKTTTSTMCAHLMHQSHLDCNAFLGGISKNYGTNYILSDHSDFVVIEADEFDRSFHWLRPWMSVITSTDPDHLDIYGTKEAYLESFRHYTELIKPGGVLIIRKGLEMEPNVQEGVRIYEYSRDEGDFHAENVRIENGTITFDFISPIENIKDVELGQPIPINIENAISAMAMAQLNGCTAEELRNGMKTYKGVDRRFDFKIKNDRHVFLSDYAHHPKEILQSAKSLKELYADRKVTAIFQPHLYTRTRDFYKEFADALSHFDEVVLTEIYPAREEPIPGVTSSLIYDNLKPNVEKQMIQKDDVLDFVKSRDFDVLVVLGAGNLDNYVPEIAEILNKK, from the coding sequence ATGGAACTCAATGATATTAAATCAGTTTACTTCGTAGGTGCAGGTGGCATCGGTATGAGCGCTATTGCTCGCTATTTCCTTCATAAAGGATTGATAGTAGCAGGTTATGACAAGACTCCATCTGAACTTACTCACACTTTGGAGAAAGAAGGAATGAATATTCACTATGAAGAGAATGTTCAACTTATCCCTGCTGCGTGTAAAGAACCATCTTCAACATTGGTTGTTTACACTCCTGCAATCCCTTCTAACCACGCAGAACTGGTTTATTTCCAAGAGAATGGCTTTGAGATTCAGAAACGTGCACAGGTTCTCGGCACACTCACCCGAACGCATAAGGGTCTTTGCTTTGCTGGAACACACGGAAAGACTACGACTTCTACAATGTGCGCACATCTTATGCATCAGAGCCATTTGGATTGTAACGCCTTCCTTGGAGGTATCTCTAAGAACTATGGCACGAACTATATCCTCTCTGACCACAGCGACTTTGTTGTGATTGAGGCTGATGAGTTCGACCGTTCTTTCCATTGGCTACGCCCTTGGATGAGCGTTATCACCTCTACTGACCCTGATCACTTGGACATCTACGGCACAAAAGAGGCTTACCTTGAGAGTTTCCGTCACTATACAGAACTCATCAAACCAGGTGGTGTACTTATTATCCGTAAAGGATTAGAGATGGAACCAAACGTACAAGAAGGTGTAAGAATCTATGAGTATAGCCGTGATGAAGGCGACTTCCATGCAGAGAATGTACGAATTGAAAACGGAACAATTACCTTCGATTTCATTTCTCCTATCGAGAACATCAAGGATGTGGAGCTTGGTCAACCAATTCCTATCAACATCGAAAATGCTATCTCAGCAATGGCAATGGCACAACTCAATGGCTGTACGGCAGAAGAGCTTCGCAATGGTATGAAGACATACAAGGGTGTTGACCGTCGTTTCGACTTTAAGATAAAGAATGACCGCCATGTATTCCTTTCCGACTATGCACATCATCCAAAGGAGATTCTGCAGAGTGCGAAGAGCTTAAAAGAACTTTATGCTGACAGAAAAGTTACAGCAATCTTCCAGCCACACCTCTATACACGAACACGTGACTTCTATAAGGAGTTCGCTGATGCACTTAGTCATTTCGATGAAGTGGTGTTGACTGAGATTTATCCTGCTCGAGAAGAGCCTATCCCAGGCGTTACAAGTTCGCTCATCTACGATAATCTCAAACCTAACGTTGAGAAGCAGATGATTCAGAAGGACGATGTCTTAGACTTTGTTAAGTCAAGAGACTTTGACGTACTTGTAGTATTGGGTGCTGGTAATCTTGATAATTACGTACCAGAGATTGCAGAGATACTCAATAAGAAGTAA
- the murG gene encoding undecaprenyldiphospho-muramoylpentapeptide beta-N-acetylglucosaminyltransferase — protein MDKELRIIISGGGTGGHIFPAVSIANAIKAKHPEAKILFVGADGRMEMQRVPAAGYEIKGLPIKGFNRANKLKNIEVLYKLWKSLRMARQIIKDFKPQVAVGVGGYASGATLYECAKMGIPCLIQEQNSYAGVTNKLLSKRVKKICVAYEGMERFFPADKIIMTGNPVRQNVLSTPLSVEAARESFGLEPNKKTILLVGGSLGARTINRSVIEHLDLIKQSDVQFIWQTGKFYHQQILDSMKGKELPNLKIMDFISDMGAAYKAADLVISRAGASSISEFQLIGKPVILVPSPNVAEDHQTKNAMALVNKDAALCVKDVDAPNSLIKLALETIGNDEKLTSLSENVKKMGLRNSAEIIADEVIKLIKG, from the coding sequence ATGGACAAGGAATTAAGAATTATCATCAGCGGTGGCGGCACAGGAGGACACATCTTCCCTGCTGTTTCAATTGCCAATGCCATCAAGGCTAAGCACCCAGAAGCAAAGATTCTCTTTGTTGGTGCTGATGGACGTATGGAGATGCAACGTGTTCCTGCGGCTGGTTATGAGATCAAAGGTCTACCTATCAAAGGTTTCAATCGTGCCAATAAGCTAAAGAACATTGAAGTACTTTACAAACTATGGAAGAGTCTTCGCATGGCTCGCCAGATTATAAAAGACTTCAAGCCACAGGTTGCTGTGGGTGTTGGTGGTTATGCCAGCGGTGCAACGCTCTATGAGTGTGCAAAGATGGGAATCCCTTGTCTCATCCAAGAACAAAATTCTTACGCAGGTGTCACAAACAAACTGTTGTCAAAGCGCGTGAAGAAGATTTGCGTTGCTTACGAAGGTATGGAACGTTTCTTCCCTGCTGATAAGATTATTATGACGGGTAACCCTGTTCGACAGAACGTTCTTTCTACTCCACTCTCTGTTGAAGCGGCACGTGAGAGCTTCGGTTTGGAGCCTAACAAAAAGACCATTCTCCTCGTTGGTGGTAGCCTTGGAGCAAGAACAATCAATCGTTCTGTCATCGAACACCTTGATTTAATCAAGCAGTCAGACGTTCAATTCATATGGCAAACGGGTAAGTTCTATCATCAACAGATATTGGATTCCATGAAAGGGAAGGAACTTCCAAACTTAAAGATAATGGACTTTATCAGCGATATGGGAGCCGCATATAAAGCTGCTGACCTCGTTATCAGTCGTGCTGGTGCAAGCTCTATCAGCGAATTCCAACTTATTGGAAAACCTGTTATCTTGGTTCCAAGTCCAAACGTGGCAGAAGACCATCAGACGAAAAACGCAATGGCATTGGTCAACAAAGATGCTGCTCTCTGCGTAAAGGATGTTGATGCACCTAACTCCTTGATAAAGCTCGCCCTCGAAACCATCGGAAATGACGAAAAGCTAACAAGTCTAAGTGAGAATGTAAAGAAGATGGGGTTGAGGAACTCTGCTGAGATTATTGCTGACGAGGTAATCAAACTCATTAAGGGATAA